GGTCTGCAAACATCACAGTGATCTGGGCAAGGAACAGCTGTACGCGCTGTTGAAGCTGCGCTCGGACGTGTTCGTGGTTGAACAGAAATGCGCTTATCCGGACCTCGACGGTCAGGATCTGGAAGGCGACACCTACCATTTGATGGGGTGGGAGGATGACCAGTTGATGGCGTACCTGCGCCTGCTGGACCCGGAATCCCAGGGCGGTGATGTGGTGATCGGCCGGGTGATTACTGCACCGCAGGGCCGCGGCAAAGGGCTGGGGCACGAAATGATGGAACAGGCGTTGAAACAGGCCGAGAAGCATTGGCCGCAAGTGCCGATCTATCTGTCAGCGCAGGCGCATTTGCAGGGGTATTACGGCAAGTACGGGTTTGTTGTGGCGGGTGAAGAGTATCTGGAGGATGACATTCCACACATCGGGATGCGTCGTGCCTGAAGAGCCCCTCACCCTAGCCCTCTCCCAGGGGGAGAGGGGACTGACCTTATTGTCTTGCGGCAGACATCGACCTGAAAAACCGAGTCGATTATGGATTCAAATGCGCTCGCTCACGTCGGCGTAACTCTCAAATATCCCCCAATCGGCCCCCTCTCCCTCCGGGAGAGGGCTGGGGTGAGGGCATTTAGGGATACTCGAGCACTGCCTTGATCTGCCGCAAATTCCTCTCGATCCACCCACGATCAATCGCCCCCCACTCACGAATCCGATAGCGCCCGGCATGATTACGAGCGCCCTCTTCCTGCTCGAACTCACAAACGATATCCAGATCCGCCAACGCCGCAATCGTGTCCTGCGCCGTGCGCCGGGGCATGCCGGTCACTTCGGTCAGCGTCGGCACGCTCGGCGCCAGACCGCTGTCGATCAGGTACGCCACATACAAGCGGCGGTAGAAACTGCTTTTGGTCTTGCTGACGTCCATCCACACCTTCCCGGTTGCGTACGGTTAAGCCTGCA
This region of Pseudomonas sp. R84 genomic DNA includes:
- a CDS encoding GNAT family N-acetyltransferase, which codes for MTIEWVCKHHSDLGKEQLYALLKLRSDVFVVEQKCAYPDLDGQDLEGDTYHLMGWEDDQLMAYLRLLDPESQGGDVVIGRVITAPQGRGKGLGHEMMEQALKQAEKHWPQVPIYLSAQAHLQGYYGKYGFVVAGEEYLEDDIPHIGMRRA
- a CDS encoding winged helix-turn-helix domain-containing protein gives rise to the protein MDVSKTKSSFYRRLYVAYLIDSGLAPSVPTLTEVTGMPRRTAQDTIAALADLDIVCEFEQEEGARNHAGRYRIREWGAIDRGWIERNLRQIKAVLEYP